Proteins from one Polynucleobacter wuianus genomic window:
- the murC gene encoding UDP-N-acetylmuramate--L-alanine ligase has translation MKHIVQQIHFVGIGGAGMSGIAEVLLNLGYQVTGSDLAESLTTKRLKELGAVIYIGHDPKNVGTAEAVVISTAVAGNNPEVLAARAAKIPVIQRAVMLGELMRLKQGIAIAGTHGKTTTTSLVASVLAEGGLDPTFVIGGKLNSAGANARLGQGDFIVVEADESDASFLQLFPAMEVVTNIDADHMDTYQHDMARLKQAFVQFIQRMPFYGIAVLCIDDANVRDIIPFVSQPVLRYGLSDDADIRASNIRADGTRMHFTVERRTVRRHGNKPGPLNVTLNLPGLHNVRNALAAIGIATELGVGDEAITKALSEFGGVSRRFQRYGEIPLASGGSFTLIDDYGHHPVEMAATLAAARGAFPDRRLVLAFQPHRFTRTRDCFGEFVQVLRNFDALVLTEVYPAGEAKIQGADGKSLMKAALAEDKQSKASLNSAAVVFASNVAEMPEKLSQVLKDGDVLITMGAGSISALPHTLSEAKNV, from the coding sequence ATGAAACATATCGTTCAGCAAATTCACTTTGTCGGTATCGGTGGTGCGGGTATGAGCGGTATCGCCGAAGTACTTTTGAATTTGGGTTATCAGGTCACTGGTTCGGATTTGGCTGAGAGCCTGACTACAAAGCGCCTTAAGGAATTGGGTGCAGTTATTTATATTGGTCATGATCCAAAGAATGTCGGCACGGCAGAGGCGGTGGTAATTTCAACTGCAGTGGCAGGAAACAATCCTGAAGTATTGGCTGCACGTGCGGCCAAAATCCCGGTGATCCAACGTGCTGTGATGTTGGGCGAGTTGATGCGTCTAAAACAAGGTATTGCTATTGCTGGTACACATGGCAAAACTACGACAACAAGTTTGGTAGCTTCTGTATTGGCAGAAGGTGGTTTAGATCCAACCTTTGTGATTGGTGGCAAGCTCAATTCAGCTGGTGCAAATGCACGCTTAGGCCAAGGTGACTTCATTGTGGTTGAGGCAGATGAGTCAGATGCTTCATTCTTGCAGCTATTCCCGGCAATGGAGGTGGTTACCAATATTGATGCTGATCATATGGATACTTACCAGCACGATATGGCGAGGTTGAAGCAGGCCTTTGTGCAATTTATCCAGCGCATGCCTTTCTATGGCATTGCAGTCTTGTGTATTGACGATGCAAATGTGCGTGACATTATTCCTTTTGTCTCACAACCTGTATTGCGTTATGGACTTTCTGATGATGCGGATATCCGTGCCAGTAACATACGCGCTGATGGTACTCGAATGCATTTCACAGTAGAGCGTCGCACAGTTCGTCGTCATGGAAATAAACCGGGTCCACTGAATGTGACATTGAATCTTCCTGGCCTACACAACGTACGTAATGCGCTTGCAGCAATTGGAATTGCAACTGAGTTGGGTGTTGGAGACGAGGCAATTACTAAGGCCTTGTCTGAGTTTGGTGGTGTTAGCCGCCGCTTCCAGCGCTATGGTGAGATTCCACTTGCCTCAGGTGGTAGCTTTACCTTGATTGATGACTATGGCCACCATCCGGTAGAGATGGCTGCTACTTTGGCTGCAGCACGAGGCGCTTTCCCAGATCGTCGTTTAGTTCTGGCTTTTCAGCCACATCGCTTTACTAGAACGCGCGATTGCTTTGGTGAATTTGTACAAGTGCTTCGAAATTTTGATGCCTTGGTATTAACCGAAGTTTATCCCGCTGGTGAAGCGAAGATTCAGGGCGCGGATGGAAAGAGCTTGATGAAAGCGGCTTTAGCTGAAGACAAGCAATCCAAAGCATCCCTCAATTCTGCTGCGGTGGTATTTGCATCCAATGTTGCTGAGATGCCAGAAAAGTTAAGTCAAGTTTTAAAAGATGGAGATGTATTAATTACGATGGGCGCAGGTTCTATTTCAGCTTTGCCACACACCTTGTCGGAGGCAAAGAATGTCTAA
- a CDS encoding D-alanine--D-alanine ligase — protein sequence MSKQSLSLWGDRVKTRLASLDVKAFGRVGVLLGGRSGEREISLMSGNGVLQALISRGVDAHAFDPGVRNPTELVAEKFDRIFISLHGRYGEDGTIQGLLDLLELPYTGSGVLASALAIDKIVTKQVWISNGLATPEFEELKADSDWNAVVKHLGLPLIVKPAHEGSSLGLTKVRSVEELPAAYQLAAGLDKKVIAETCIVGDELTCPLVGQGNSAEALPVIKIIPPQANYDFHNKYFSDETQYLCPTGLAPEVNERVQELALAAYKALGCRTWGRADVMLDQKTGKPYLLEMNTSPGMTSHSLVPMAAKAAGVEYADLVLWLLSQTLPEKEVTTV from the coding sequence ATGTCTAAGCAAAGTCTTAGCTTATGGGGTGATCGTGTAAAGACACGGTTGGCCAGCTTGGATGTCAAAGCCTTTGGTCGAGTGGGTGTCCTGCTGGGCGGTCGTTCTGGCGAGCGCGAGATTTCGTTGATGTCGGGTAATGGCGTGTTACAGGCACTTATATCTAGAGGCGTTGACGCTCACGCATTTGATCCAGGAGTACGCAATCCAACAGAATTAGTTGCGGAGAAATTCGATCGCATATTTATTTCTTTGCATGGTCGCTATGGTGAAGATGGAACTATTCAAGGTTTGCTTGATTTACTTGAGCTGCCATATACCGGTAGCGGTGTGCTTGCTTCAGCATTAGCCATTGATAAGATTGTCACAAAGCAAGTTTGGATTAGCAATGGACTTGCTACCCCTGAATTTGAAGAGTTAAAGGCAGATAGCGACTGGAATGCAGTTGTGAAGCATCTTGGTTTGCCATTAATTGTGAAGCCGGCGCATGAGGGTTCTTCGCTAGGCTTAACTAAAGTAAGGTCTGTAGAAGAGCTACCTGCTGCATATCAGCTGGCTGCTGGACTTGATAAAAAAGTGATTGCAGAAACTTGTATCGTGGGTGATGAGTTGACTTGTCCATTGGTGGGCCAAGGCAATAGTGCCGAAGCATTACCTGTAATCAAAATTATTCCACCGCAAGCCAACTATGATTTTCATAACAAGTATTTTTCCGATGAGACCCAATACCTGTGCCCAACAGGATTAGCTCCTGAGGTAAATGAGCGAGTACAAGAACTTGCTTTGGCCGCGTATAAAGCCCTTGGTTGTCGCACCTGGGGTCGTGCTGATGTGATGTTGGATCAAAAAACAGGTAAACCCTATTTACTTGAGATGAATACCTCTCCTGGCATGACTTCACACTCATTGGTGCCGATGGCAGCCAAGGCTGCTGGCGTTGAATACGCTGATTTAGTTCTGTGGCTACTTAGTCAAACCTTGCCAGAAAAAGAGGTTACGACTGTATGA